A region from the Lolium perenne isolate Kyuss_39 chromosome 4, Kyuss_2.0, whole genome shotgun sequence genome encodes:
- the LOC139830669 gene encoding uncharacterized protein, translated as MLQVNVLLMVNAILMGVMVRLGAYGHRYHHPFTRFLFKGATILFLPIVSYIVSTTGSQFTVAVRSHGGTIAVGDCDPSIHTALVLVWTAFVQIIGINTTAIVAADVREGRSIAPPATLLVKAVWTTYLAANIMLGPDPEPLSIKGVYILPILVIFAPFALIFAKIFFKYYAWYSARQSFSFGRNPCFIVGYMMEQLPAEADHRITSQHVPPPLIVSNEDTMVVGTQPHGYRIMCSSRSADNERDCSLVTVDKIWELDDTLLNSRAQLKDVCFSFALFKILRCRFAKFTVVTEEARDLVWHMLLEDGDSTRTLRVIETELSFLHDYYYSSLPISYSKDWLPISSIFISLLSIGYCLFGIIALIAYHSDLGVRGQIRCNVSYKSNHDHNYMYRVKFGSLLYDVVPLSLLDALVVLSEVRDIASYVCSDWTKVALMCRYVSWREYPTMRKWIGLLLQCRCKLVRPLKDNMNQCSIIVLHPRKLAPVALLRRIIPLPEQKKSVKVPREVKTAIVDTLRSSSRGDDLRNGKMTWQQLGIQVGDNFLQAHGAQGTSDTLLAWHIATTIFEARNPRTLASSSGSVATHLSRYCAYLVAYCPELLPDNEGWSKSVYKATKKDADHALRDAVPAAMPELKYRQLVELLSAAGSKNQVLKEGARLGEQLVELMKGEEEAAWKALAGLWCETILYMAPSDNLDGHAEAVARGGELITLLWALLTHVSIPEAATGSSTTTTRMGASPDMV; from the coding sequence ATGTTGCAAGTGAACGTTCTCCTGATGGTGAACGCCATCCTCATGGGAGTCATGGTCAGGTTAGGTGCCTACGGCCATCGCTACCACCATCCATTTACCCGCTTCCTCTTCAAGGGTGCCACGATATTGTTCTTGCCCATCGTCTCCTACATCGTGTCCACCACTGGAAGCCAGTTCACCGTCGCCGTCCGGTCTCATGGGGGTACCATAGCCGTAGGGGACTGTGATCCAAGCATCCACACTGCCCTTGTCTTAGTATGGACTGCCTTTGTTCAGATTATTGGCATCAACACCACCGCAATAGTTGCCGCGGATGTTAGAGAAGGTCGAAGCATTGCCCCACCAGCAACTCTACTTGTGAAAGCAGTGTGGACTACGTACCTTGCAGCCAACATCATGTTAGGTCCAGATCCAGAACCACTGTCTATAAAAGGTGTCTATATTCTGCCAATCCTTGTCATTTTCGCACCATTTGCTCTCATCTTTGCCAAAATATTCTTCAAGTATTATGCCTGGTACAGTGCGAGACAATCATTTTCATTTGGACGCAATCCTTGTTTTATTGTTGGATACATGATGGAGCAGCTACCAGCTGAAGCTGATCATAGAATAACTAGCCAGCATGTACCCCCTCCACTCATAGTCTCAAACGAGGACACTATGGTGGTAGGGACACAGCCTCATGGTTACCGGATCATGTGCAGTAGTAGATCAGCAGATAACGAGAGAGACTGCAGCTTAGTGACCGTTGACAAAATTTGGGAGTTGGATGACACACTTCTCAATTCAAGAGCACAGCTCAAAGATGTATGTTTCTCATTTGCATTGTTCAAGATACTACGGTGCCGCTTTGCAAAATTCACTGTCGTCACAGAAGAGGCCCGTGACTTGGTATGGCATATGCTGCTGGAGGACGGTGATAGCACTAGGACACTCCGGGTGATTGAGACCGAGCTTTCTTTTCTTCATGATTATTACTATTCATCCCTTCCAATCTCATACTCCAAGGATTGGCTGCCCATCTCGAGCATATTTATCTCTCTATTGAGCATTGGTTACTGCTTatttggcataattgctttgaTAGCATATCATTCAGATCTTGGAGTTAGAGGGCAAATAAGATGTAATGTGAGCTACAAGTCAAACCATGATCATAATTACATGTACCGTGTCAAATTTGGAAGCCTGTTGTATGATGTGGTGCCATTGTCTTTACTTGATGCATTAGTCGTGCTTTCTGAGGTAAGGGACATTGCATCATATGTCTGCTCCGACTGGACTAAAGTAGCCCTGATGTGCCGCTATGTTTCTTGGCGTGAATATCCTACAATGCGAAAATGGATTGGCCTACTGCTGCAGTGTAGATGCAAGTTGGTGAGACCTTTGAAGGATAATATGAATCAGTGCTCAATCATAGTGCTCCATCCAAGGAAACTGGCGCCAGTGGCTCTTCTTAGGCGTATCATTCCCCTGCCCGAGCAAAAGAAGAGCGTCAAGGTACCCAGAGAAGTGAAGACTGCCATTGTTGACACACTGAGAAGCAGCAGCAGGGGAGATGACCTAAGAAATGGCAAGATGACTTGGCAACAACTGGGCATTCAAGTTGGTGACAACTTCCTCCAGGCACACGGTGCCCAAGGTACATCTGACACCTTGCTTGCTTGGCACATTGCTACAACCATCTTCGAGGCGAGGAACCCACGCACGCTGGCTTCGTCTTCTGGGAGCGTCGCCACGCACCTGTCACGCTATTGCGCCTACTTGGTGGCATACTGCCCCGAGCTGCTCCCCGACAATGAGGGATGGAGCAAGAGCGTGTACAAGGCCACCAAGAAAGATGCCGATCACGCCCTCCGCGACGCTGTGCCGGCGGCGATGCCTGAGCTGAAGTATCGGCAGCTGGTGGAGCTGCTGAGCGCCGCAGGGTCCAAGAACCAGGTGCTAAAGGAGGGTGCAAGACTGGGTGAGCAACTGGTGGAGCTGATGAaaggggaggaggaggcggcgtggAAGGCCCTGGCCGGGTTATGGTGTGAGACGATTCTCTACATGGCTCCTTCGGATAACCTCGACGGCCATGCGGAGGCCGTCGCCCGAGGTGGCGAGCTGATAACGCTCCTATGGGCACTGCTCACCCATGTCAGTATTCCCGAGGCCGCCACCGGcagttccaccaccaccaccaggatGGGTGCTTCTCCTGATATGGTCTAA
- the LOC127295948 gene encoding 3'-5' exonuclease: protein MQSSDPPACPCAGEDDDFYWDDAAEAELQAIEAAYAAESAKRRRLPDWSSTAARPAPPFRPRHIPVLAAASPSSVLPPPTCGGIVKARHQQIAFSGKIVYCRTRSEVEKATAEIARNIERMKASGPVSLGFDLEWRPFPRRGEPPCKVALMQLCMDKTHCYLMHIIHSGVPPILKSLLEDSSSVKVGVCIDNDARKMFNDYDVRVQPLTDLSIIANVKLAGPQRRWSLAALTEMITCKELPKPSNIRMGNWESCVLSKQQLQYAATDAYISWYLYEVLQSLPDYDVDAEKEIV from the exons ATGCAGTCCAGCGATCCTCCCGCGTGTCCCTGCGCCGGCGAAGACGATGACTTCTACTGGGACGACGCGGCAGAGGCGGAGCTCCAGGCCATCGAGGCCGCCTACGCCGCGGAGTCTGccaagcgccgccgcctccccgacTGGTCCAGCACCGCCGCCAGGCCAGCCCCTCCATTTCGCCCCCGGCACATCCCTGTCCTGGCggcagcctcgccgtcgtcggtcctCCCGCCTCCCACTTGCGGAG GGATTGTGAAGGCGAGGCACCAACAAATAGCATTCAGTGGTAAGATAGTATATTGCCGGACGCGTTCTGAAGTGGAGAAAGCTACTGCGGAAATTGCGCGCAATATCGAAAGAATGAAGGCCTCTGGCCCGGTCTcccttgggtttgatcttgaatgGAGACCCTTTCCACGGAGAG GAGAACCGCCATGTAAAGTCGCTCTAATGCAATTATGCATGGACAAAACTCACTGTTACCTCATGCATATCATTCACTCTGGAGTACCTCCTATATTGAAGTCTCTTCTGGAGGACAGTTCATCCGTTAAA GTTGGAGTATGTATAGACAATGATGCCAGGAAGATGTTCAATGATTATGATGTCCGTGTACAACCATTGACGGATTTGTCAATTATTGCAAATGTCAAGTTAGCTGGGCCTCAAAGAAGATGGAGTCTTGCTGCATTAACCGAAATGATTACATGTAAAGAG TTGCCAAAGCCCAGCAACATCAGAATGGGAAACTGGGAGTCTTGCGTCCTCTCAaaacagcaacttcagtatgctgcAACTGATGCCTACATCTCGTGGTACTTGTATGAG GTACTGCAGAGTCTTCcagattatgatgttgatgctgaaAAGGAGATTGTTTAG